Proteins co-encoded in one Nostoc sp. C052 genomic window:
- a CDS encoding VOC family protein, translating to MILKTYARVFTNDANKTLELFQKLHQTEPHLRLNFNDWELIAIGDTFIVGGTDESLVPIRDSHGPYIVDNLDETRSTLLEGGAEITQEIKPAPTGRFLYAKHSDGLLVEYVELNSDLVEKWIAAPLRNGKLSSQI from the coding sequence ATGATTCTAAAAACTTATGCTCGTGTGTTTACTAATGATGCCAACAAAACGCTTGAACTGTTTCAGAAATTGCATCAAACAGAACCACACTTACGCCTTAATTTCAATGACTGGGAATTGATAGCGATCGGAGACACGTTTATCGTCGGCGGAACAGATGAATCACTCGTCCCAATCCGAGACAGCCACGGTCCTTATATCGTAGACAATCTTGATGAGACTCGAAGCACTTTATTAGAAGGTGGAGCCGAGATTACACAAGAAATCAAGCCTGCACCTACTGGTCGCTTTCTATATGCCAAGCACTCGGATGGGTTGTTAGTAGAGTATGTAGAGTTGAATTCCGATTTGGTTGAGAAATGGATTGCCGCGCCACTGCGAAACGGCAAGCTTTCATCGCAAATATAG
- a CDS encoding GNAT family N-acetyltransferase, with the protein MSMHFCFEPMNAAEAEKLTRWHYQPPYQMYNTTSDETLIGSFLDPENAYYSILDNGKLIGFCCFGKEAQVPGGDYTKDSLDIGLGVRPDLTGQGRGQMYIADVLNFARSKFNPTLFRITVAAFNERALKVWKKAGFKQVQSFQALVVCQPKNAK; encoded by the coding sequence ATGTCAATGCACTTTTGCTTTGAACCGATGAATGCGGCTGAGGCAGAAAAACTTACTCGCTGGCATTATCAGCCACCTTACCAAATGTATAATACTACATCTGATGAAACACTAATTGGGTCGTTTTTAGACCCTGAAAACGCTTACTATAGTATTCTTGACAATGGGAAACTGATTGGTTTTTGCTGCTTTGGTAAAGAAGCTCAAGTCCCAGGAGGTGATTATACAAAAGACTCACTTGACATTGGTTTGGGAGTGCGCCCCGACCTCACGGGTCAGGGAAGGGGACAGATGTACATAGCAGATGTCCTCAATTTTGCACGTTCAAAGTTTAATCCCACCTTATTTCGCATTACAGTGGCAGCATTTAATGAACGTGCGCTCAAAGTATGGAAAAAAGCCGGATTTAAACAGGTACAGTCATTTCAAGCACTAGTAGTCTGCCAACCCAAAAATGCTAAGTGA
- a CDS encoding HAD-IIIA family hydrolase, with product MPAIFLDKDGTLIENVPNNVDPQLIEMKIGAIEGLQILSKAGYKLIVITNQSGVARDYFPESALVGVEARLNEILEKADLSLDGFYYCPHHPNGVISEYAIACECRKPKPGLILRAASEQNIDLANSWFIGDNLSDVEAGHT from the coding sequence ATGCCGGCGATATTTCTAGATAAAGATGGCACTTTAATCGAAAATGTACCAAACAATGTTGATCCGCAATTAATCGAAATGAAAATCGGTGCTATTGAAGGATTACAAATACTTAGCAAAGCTGGATATAAATTAATTGTGATTACTAACCAGTCGGGAGTAGCACGGGATTATTTCCCAGAATCTGCCTTGGTGGGAGTGGAAGCGCGATTGAATGAAATATTAGAAAAAGCGGATCTATCGCTAGATGGGTTCTACTACTGTCCCCATCATCCAAATGGTGTAATATCTGAGTATGCAATTGCTTGCGAATGCCGTAAACCAAAACCAGGCTTGATTTTACGTGCAGCTAGCGAACAAAATATAGATTTAGCAAATTCTTGGTTTATTGGCGATAATCTTAGTGATGTAGAAGCTGGACATACATAG
- a CDS encoding DEAD/DEAH box helicase: MPVTYELRDYQHQWIKDIWNSWENGNRRVLAQLPTAAGKTVCFAHISHKFFDQGKQVLVIAHRIELISQAAEKLEQIIGEPVGIIKAGVLANPERRIQVASVQTLSRREVLELPMNIGLLILDEAHHATALSYRRLIEHYESAQILGVTATPQRIDGQGFVDLFDDLVIGIDTAQLIQAGYLSNFRLFATNQTISTLGVAKSRGDFRAKELAVAVTSQIGVSEILENYFKYARNLRTVIFACSLEHSRALAAEFSRNYISAEHLDGKTPPQERLEILQRFRNGTTQVITNYEILTEGFDCPNIECVYCVRPTESSTLWLQMLGRVLRTYTLKPTAVIIDITDNWKKHGLPDEPRKWSLLPKTISEMQNKGLIQCEHCTHIFKPLTDELANFNAEVDEDGVLIQYHQAICPSCGETIDFTTIESPAKPNFSRIRLRQGFNLALTEIDLSVSAYRLDLVTDTLKKQGLRGASPTKIYSAIFIAFIENITKFTLGDWREIVKMVEPSQLAITKKAWELYKEAFERHKNRILAMSFVEQKKLKQQGSSNVATNVTTIEALGQLENSIFWEPKPQEKSSKFKKNLGDSYFKMKYKSQWKESLTYCSMLTGDFLNINAGLFHVETKDVYVNICIEVRELPGLKSKLTEICDPAEIEYAFTQGFGKLAKIMFRLS, from the coding sequence ATGCCTGTTACCTACGAACTTAGAGATTATCAACATCAGTGGATAAAAGATATTTGGAATTCTTGGGAGAATGGTAATAGGCGAGTGCTTGCACAACTCCCGACAGCCGCCGGGAAAACGGTGTGTTTTGCACATATTTCCCATAAATTCTTTGACCAAGGAAAGCAAGTTTTAGTCATTGCCCATCGGATTGAGTTGATATCTCAAGCTGCCGAAAAGCTAGAGCAAATTATCGGTGAACCAGTTGGGATTATCAAAGCAGGTGTTCTGGCTAATCCCGAACGGAGAATCCAAGTTGCTAGCGTTCAAACGTTGAGCAGACGAGAGGTATTAGAGTTACCAATGAACATTGGACTTTTGATATTAGATGAGGCGCATCATGCAACTGCTTTATCTTATCGGCGATTAATTGAACATTATGAAAGCGCCCAAATATTAGGTGTAACTGCCACTCCCCAGAGGATTGACGGTCAAGGTTTTGTTGATTTATTTGATGATTTGGTTATTGGCATTGACACTGCTCAATTAATTCAGGCTGGGTATTTAAGTAACTTTCGATTATTTGCAACGAATCAAACTATTTCGACTCTTGGAGTTGCAAAATCTCGTGGGGATTTTAGAGCCAAAGAGCTAGCAGTTGCTGTCACTAGCCAGATTGGGGTTAGTGAAATCCTTGAGAATTACTTTAAATATGCACGAAATCTTCGTACAGTTATTTTCGCCTGTAGCTTAGAACATTCTCGTGCCCTGGCTGCGGAATTTTCTCGTAATTATATTAGTGCCGAACATTTGGATGGGAAAACTCCCCCACAAGAGAGATTAGAAATATTGCAGCGTTTTCGCAATGGTACTACCCAAGTAATTACTAATTACGAAATCTTAACCGAGGGCTTTGATTGTCCTAATATTGAGTGCGTTTACTGTGTCCGTCCAACTGAAAGCTCTACCCTTTGGCTACAAATGCTGGGGCGGGTTCTAAGAACTTATACTTTAAAACCAACTGCGGTAATTATTGATATTACCGATAATTGGAAAAAACATGGGCTTCCTGATGAACCACGCAAATGGAGTTTATTGCCTAAAACTATATCAGAAATGCAAAACAAAGGTTTAATCCAATGTGAGCATTGCACTCATATTTTTAAACCGCTAACTGATGAATTAGCTAATTTTAATGCCGAAGTTGACGAGGATGGAGTGCTGATTCAATATCACCAAGCTATTTGTCCAAGCTGTGGTGAAACGATTGATTTTACTACTATTGAGAGTCCTGCAAAGCCAAATTTTAGCAGAATCCGACTTAGACAGGGTTTTAACCTTGCTCTTACAGAAATTGACCTTTCTGTTTCTGCTTACAGATTAGACTTAGTTACTGATACCCTAAAAAAGCAAGGTTTACGGGGTGCGAGTCCCACTAAAATTTATAGCGCCATTTTCATCGCTTTTATTGAAAATATTACTAAATTTACTCTTGGAGATTGGCGCGAGATCGTTAAAATGGTTGAGCCATCCCAATTAGCAATTACCAAAAAAGCATGGGAATTGTACAAGGAAGCTTTTGAACGGCATAAGAATCGCATCTTGGCTATGTCTTTTGTTGAACAGAAAAAGCTAAAACAACAAGGCAGTAGCAATGTGGCGACTAATGTAACGACAATAGAAGCCCTTGGGCAGTTAGAGAATAGTATATTCTGGGAACCAAAACCACAGGAAAAGTCATCTAAGTTCAAAAAGAATTTAGGCGATAGTTATTTTAAAATGAAGTACAAATCACAATGGAAAGAATCCTTAACTTACTGTTCAATGCTAACAGGTGATTTTTTAAATATAAATGCTGGACTATTCCATGTGGAAACCAAAGATGTATATGTAAATATCTGTATTGAGGTTAGAGAACTTCCTGGGCTGAAATCAAAACTCACAGAGATTTGTGATCCCGCAGAGATTGAATATGCCTTTACTCAAGGGTTTGGGAAGCTTGCTAAGATCATGTTCCGGTTAAGTTGA
- a CDS encoding class I SAM-dependent methyltransferase, whose product MKFDFIADTPQFMQNFRQDINARASMDLEQRKTWYSSVADVYYNARPHYPKELIDRSVALAQLDSDASILEVGCGPGNATVAFAQFGFSMTCIEPNQDFYHLAQHNCDRYPKVTICNTSFEEWELEAKQFNAVLGANSFHWIPPEIRYTKVASAMCDNGFLILLWNLTPEPKYEIYQVLEEVYQAYAPSFARYDGAVVQAEVLRGFEQEILDSNCFQELVVEQTACEVTYSIDDYLKLLITLHRVEPQAKELLCVGLREKLEKFGDSVQLEFLSAVHVARKAPVRV is encoded by the coding sequence ATGAAATTTGACTTCATCGCTGACACGCCTCAGTTTATGCAAAACTTTAGACAAGATATAAATGCCAGAGCTTCTATGGATTTGGAACAGCGAAAGACTTGGTATTCTTCTGTTGCTGATGTTTATTACAACGCAAGACCACACTATCCAAAGGAATTAATTGATCGGTCTGTCGCTTTAGCCCAACTTGACTCAGATGCGTCGATTCTTGAGGTTGGTTGTGGTCCAGGAAATGCGACGGTGGCTTTTGCTCAATTTGGTTTTTCAATGACGTGTATTGAGCCAAACCAGGATTTTTATCATTTGGCACAACACAACTGTGATCGATATCCAAAAGTTACAATTTGCAATACTTCATTTGAGGAGTGGGAACTAGAAGCAAAACAGTTCAATGCGGTTTTAGGAGCCAATTCCTTTCACTGGATACCGCCAGAGATTAGATATACCAAGGTAGCATCGGCAATGTGCGATAACGGTTTTCTTATTTTGCTATGGAATCTGACCCCAGAACCGAAATACGAAATTTACCAAGTTCTAGAGGAAGTGTATCAAGCTTATGCTCCCTCATTTGCCCGATATGACGGCGCAGTAGTTCAAGCGGAGGTTTTGAGGGGTTTTGAACAAGAGATTTTAGACTCCAATTGTTTTCAAGAGTTGGTTGTCGAGCAAACCGCGTGTGAAGTCACCTATAGCATTGATGACTACCTCAAGCTTTTGATTACCTTGCACAGAGTAGAGCCACAAGCCAAAGAGTTACTATGCGTAGGATTGCGAGAGAAGCTAGAAAAATTTGGAGATAGCGTACAACTTGAGTTTCTTTCTGCTGTTCATGTTGCCCGCAAAGCACCTGTGAGAGTTTAG
- a CDS encoding AIPR family protein, whose product MPKTWNIKIDNYFQANPNCIIATAHVDSFPTDLPLEPNIREPNRKSATYRQMFDSLTTEPEKFFSRHSGIVLSANIAKPVKNKTELELEVLEANEGGSDGIINGGHTVLAFEQAKNYKYDLTEARVKVTIHIGLSEESAKDIALASNTTTPVDSRSKVNARGDYKFIKQYLAQLEQKEDRKFRIAYYQNQSGAPRNAQCNVTHLLKLLYCLDRNKYNPDGNKRTKHPAGMSLPSNITDAERERLTALLPLLTHALWIEQRLYEIIQDYISNPRRKGANDLASIDIRKTTLLPDSKYSFGFGAPTDLALPIIASYRVFLDKDYKWILPFNEFAEDFLQHLWNNYFRKYLVSEKTAGNTVGTKISRNQEIWESLYISAQSYLNQHLVKMVNSSKSESEAKVTQGTKGRLQVGKK is encoded by the coding sequence ATGCCCAAGACTTGGAATATTAAGATAGATAACTATTTTCAAGCTAACCCAAACTGCATCATCGCCACCGCCCATGTAGATTCGTTTCCAACAGACCTACCGCTAGAACCAAACATCAGGGAACCAAACCGCAAAAGCGCGACCTACAGACAAATGTTCGATTCACTGACAACCGAACCCGAAAAATTCTTCTCTCGTCACAGTGGAATCGTTCTGTCAGCGAATATTGCTAAACCTGTCAAGAACAAAACTGAACTGGAGCTAGAAGTCTTAGAAGCCAACGAGGGCGGTAGTGATGGCATTATCAACGGAGGGCATACAGTTTTAGCATTTGAGCAAGCGAAAAATTACAAATATGACCTAACCGAAGCCAGAGTAAAAGTTACGATCCACATCGGATTGAGTGAAGAATCAGCCAAAGATATAGCCCTAGCTTCAAATACTACAACACCAGTAGATTCTCGTTCCAAAGTGAATGCTAGGGGTGATTACAAATTCATCAAGCAGTATTTAGCTCAGTTAGAACAGAAAGAAGATAGAAAATTCCGCATTGCCTATTATCAAAACCAAAGCGGCGCTCCCAGAAATGCCCAGTGCAATGTCACCCATTTGCTGAAGCTCCTTTACTGCCTCGATAGAAATAAATACAACCCAGACGGCAATAAACGAACCAAGCACCCAGCAGGAATGAGTCTTCCGAGTAACATCACAGATGCAGAAAGGGAAAGATTAACTGCACTTTTGCCTCTACTAACTCATGCTCTGTGGATAGAGCAAAGACTCTACGAAATAATCCAAGACTATATCAGCAACCCCAGAAGAAAGGGTGCTAACGACCTAGCATCAATTGATATACGTAAAACGACGTTGTTGCCTGACAGCAAGTATTCATTCGGGTTTGGTGCGCCAACTGACCTCGCATTACCGATAATTGCGTCCTATCGGGTATTTTTGGACAAAGACTATAAATGGATTCTGCCGTTTAACGAATTCGCTGAAGATTTCCTGCAACACTTGTGGAATAACTATTTCCGCAAATATTTGGTGTCGGAGAAAACAGCAGGTAATACAGTCGGTACAAAAATCAGCCGCAATCAAGAGATTTGGGAAAGTTTGTATATTTCGGCGCAGAGTTATCTAAATCAGCACTTGGTGAAAATGGTCAATTCTAGTAAGTCAGAGTCAGAAGCGAAGGTGACACAAGGTACAAAAGGACGGTTGCAAGTAGGTAAGAAATAA
- a CDS encoding cytosolic protein, giving the protein MTNINPQTEYDSPWKQILQLYFEDFMLFFFPQAHREIDWTRQPEFLDKELEQVVRDAELGKRLADKLVKIYRIGGEESWILIHLEIQSQSESDFSERMFTYNYRIYDRYKRSVASLAILGDEQVNWRPNRFGYELFGTKVEFQFPIVKLLDYQQRQSELEASRNPLATVVMAHLAAVQTLSDRLQRKQQKLSLVRRLYQQGFEREDVLNLLAFVDWVLTLPSDLEREFLFEVEQLEAEQRMQYVTSFERSGIRLGLLEGIELGLKLRFGTVGLSLLPSISTIEDVEQLRAILSGLETVSTISELCQIYQSPTTDTQQ; this is encoded by the coding sequence ATGACCAATATCAACCCCCAAACGGAATATGATTCGCCGTGGAAACAGATACTACAACTTTATTTTGAAGATTTCATGCTGTTTTTCTTTCCGCAAGCACATAGGGAAATAGATTGGACACGACAGCCTGAGTTCTTGGACAAAGAATTAGAGCAGGTAGTGCGTGATGCCGAACTAGGGAAAAGACTTGCAGATAAACTGGTAAAAATATACCGCATTGGTGGCGAAGAATCCTGGATACTGATACATTTAGAAATCCAATCCCAGTCAGAGTCAGACTTTAGCGAAAGGATGTTTACCTATAACTACCGCATCTACGATAGATATAAGCGATCGGTGGCATCCTTGGCAATTCTGGGTGATGAGCAGGTAAACTGGCGACCAAATCGGTTTGGTTACGAGTTGTTTGGCACTAAAGTAGAGTTTCAGTTTCCAATTGTCAAATTGTTAGACTATCAACAACGTCAGTCTGAGCTAGAAGCCAGCCGTAACCCTTTGGCGACTGTGGTGATGGCACATTTAGCAGCAGTACAAACTCTTAGCGACAGGTTACAACGTAAGCAGCAGAAACTAAGTTTAGTGCGGAGACTTTACCAGCAGGGGTTTGAACGTGAGGATGTTCTAAACTTGTTGGCTTTTGTAGACTGGGTATTGACACTCCCCTCAGATTTAGAAAGAGAGTTCCTTTTTGAAGTAGAACAATTGGAGGCAGAGCAACGTATGCAGTATGTTACTTCTTTTGAACGCAGTGGTATTCGGTTAGGACTACTAGAAGGGATTGAATTAGGGTTAAAACTGAGATTTGGGACTGTTGGGTTAAGCCTGTTACCATCCATTTCAACAATTGAAGATGTGGAGCAATTAAGAGCAATTCTTTCAGGGCTAGAAACGGTGAGTACTATTTCCGAATTGTGTCAAATTTATCAATCGCCCACAACCGATACCCAGCAATGA
- a CDS encoding RpoD/SigA family RNA polymerase sigma factor has product MPSPTTDLVRSYLKEIGRYSLLTPEQEITNARALQQMMAIEEQRSSLALQLNREPTTRELATSLGQSEAEVESILHQGERAKQKMVTANLRLVVAIAKKYQNRNLEFLDLIQEGTLGLYRGVEKFDPNKGYKLSTYAYWWVTQSITRAIAEQSRTIRLPIHINEKLNKIKKIQRELSQSLGRKPTVVEIAEELKVKPEQVREYIQADRKLVSLEMRVGNEQETELSELLADEKISPLEELNSSLMRQNIKELLASLAPIQREVLTLRFGLENDHQLSLTQIGERLNLSRERIRQLEYKALSILRRQKSDIKEYLN; this is encoded by the coding sequence ATGCCTAGCCCAACTACCGACTTAGTGCGCTCCTACCTCAAAGAAATCGGACGCTACTCTCTGCTAACCCCTGAGCAAGAAATTACAAACGCAAGGGCGTTGCAGCAGATGATGGCGATTGAAGAACAGCGCTCAAGCCTCGCACTTCAACTAAACCGAGAACCAACCACAAGAGAATTAGCTACCTCACTTGGGCAAAGCGAAGCTGAAGTGGAGTCAATTCTTCATCAAGGGGAACGAGCAAAGCAGAAAATGGTGACTGCTAACCTACGGCTGGTGGTGGCGATCGCTAAAAAGTACCAGAACCGAAACTTAGAATTTCTTGATCTGATCCAGGAAGGTACACTCGGTTTATACCGTGGCGTTGAAAAGTTTGATCCAAACAAGGGCTACAAACTTTCAACTTATGCCTATTGGTGGGTTACTCAATCAATCACACGTGCCATCGCAGAACAATCACGAACTATTCGTTTGCCGATTCATATCAACGAAAAACTGAATAAAATCAAGAAAATACAACGGGAATTATCCCAGTCGTTGGGTCGAAAACCAACTGTAGTAGAAATTGCTGAAGAATTAAAGGTTAAACCAGAGCAGGTTCGAGAATATATTCAAGCAGACCGAAAGTTAGTTTCGCTAGAAATGCGCGTTGGGAATGAACAAGAAACAGAATTAAGCGAACTTTTAGCTGACGAAAAGATTTCCCCTTTGGAAGAATTAAATTCTTCACTAATGCGCCAGAATATTAAAGAGTTGCTAGCATCCTTAGCTCCAATACAACGAGAAGTACTAACTCTACGTTTCGGGCTAGAAAATGACCATCAACTGAGCCTAACTCAAATTGGAGAACGCCTTAACTTAAGCCGAGAAAGAATTCGCCAGCTTGAATATAAAGCGCTCTCTATTCTTCGCCGTCAAAAAAGTGATATTAAGGAGTATCTTAATTAA